The genomic stretch CAAGTTGAACCTGATGAAAATCCAAATGGTTAAAATTGATTTTTAACAATATAAAAGTCTTAGACATTGGTCTAAGACTTTTTTTTATTGAATATTTAAGATAGATTTGTATTTCTTAAAACATTAAAATTGAATTTACTAAATAAGTGTAGTGTAATTATAATTATTTTTTTTACTCAAGTTTGTATTTCTCAAGATACAGATTACAGTGAAATACAACTTCTTATTGATAAATCAAGAAATAGAAATATCGATATTAAAGAAAGAAAAGAAGCTATTCAAAATGCATATGAATTAGTCTTAAATAAAAGTAATGATTCATCAAAGAGTAAATATTTGCATAGTATTTCGAAAACATATCTTAGTTTAAGAGATTCTATAAATTTCAAAAAAACGTATAAATTAGGCTTATCTATTGCGGAAAAAGTTAATGATTCTTCTTCTATTGCAAATCATTATTGGAATCTAGGAATTTATTATATTAGGAATGATCAAAAAGATAGTGCATTTTTCTTTTATAATTCATCAAAAAAGATTTTTGAAAAAATTACACCAAATGATATCAATGTTGGTTTACTTCTCAATAATATGGCTCGTATTCAAAAAGATATGAAAAATTATACTGGAAGTGAAGTTACAACGGCAAAAGCTATAGAGATTTTTAAGCCTTTAAAGGATTACAATCAATTATATAATTGTTACAATAATTTAGGGATTATTTATAACAATTTAGAAGGTTTTGATAGAGCTATAGAATATCATAATTTAGCACTTGACTATTCAAAAAAAATCAATAAAAAAAGTACAAAAGAAGCTATTACATTAAATAATTTAGGGATCGTTTATAGAAATTTAAACAATCACGAAATAGCTATTAATAAATATCAAGAGGCTTTATCTCATGACAGTTTATTTTTTAAAAACCCTAAACTATATGCTACTTTGACCGATAATTTAGCATATTCAAAATTCAAATTGAATGATACTACAGAATTACCAAATTTATTTTATAGAGCATTAAAAATAAGAGATAGTTTAGAAATACCTGTTGGAATTGTAATTAATAAAATTCACCTCTCTGAATATTATTTATCACAAAAGGATACAGTGAAAAGTTTTGACTTTTCTTCAGAAGCAATGGATTTAGCTAAAAAAATAAAATCATACGATCACTTATTAGATGTTTACAAATTATTAGCCAAAATAAAGCCGAAAGAAGACACATATTATTTAAATTCATATATCCACCTAAACGATAGTTTAATAAAACAAGACCGTTTAATTCGTAACAAGTTTACACTCATCGAATTTGAAACAGAGGAAGTTAAAACTAAAAATAAGAGACTTAGCAACCAAATTACTTGGGTAGTAGGCATTTCAACAGCACTTATTTTCTTTGGTTTTCTTATTTATATCATAAATCAGCAACGAACACGCAATAAAGAACTCGAAATGGAACGTCAACAGCAACGTGCCAACGAAGAGATTTATAACTTAATGATTGGTCAACAAGATCAGATTGAAGAAGGAAGAAAACGCGAAAAAGAACGCATTTCATTAGAATTACACGACGGAATTCTTGGCAGGTTGTTCGGAACACGACTTAGTTTAGGAAGTTTAAATGCAAAAGATGATACGAGTTCTAAAAAGTCTAGAGAGCAGTATATCAATGAACTTCAAAGTATTGAAGAAGAAGTAAGAAATATTTCGCACGAATTAGGTGCCGATAATTTCAACTCTACGACGAGTTATAATACAATGATCGCAAATCTTTTGGAAGAACAGTCGAAAATAACTAACTTTAAATACCAAATTGAAGATGACAATCGTATTGTTTGGACAGATATTCCTGGACATATTAAGATAAATATTTATCGTATTATACAAGAGTCCATCCATAATATAAATAAATATGCGCAAGCAGAAAACGTAATACTAGATTTTAAAAAGAATGATGAACATATTATTCTTACCGTTAAAGATGATGGCGTTGGTTTTGACCAAGAGAAAAAAAGCAACGGTATAGGACTTAAAAATATGAAATCAAGAGTAGATTTACTTTATGGACAATTTATAATAAATTCAATTCCAGGTAAAGGAACTTCTATCAGTGTTGACGTTCCAATGACGAAGAACTTAACCTAAACATATGAATAAAGATATTAAAGTACTAATTGTCGACGATCATCCAATGATCATTGAAGGCTATAAAAATGCATTACTAGGCATTAATTCTGATGAAATGACCTTGCGAATTGACACAGCAGATAGTTGTGACGGCGCATATACCAAAATAAAGAACTCGTCTACTGGAACACCATACGATGTTATTTTTTTAGATATAAAATTACCGCCTTCTGCTGATGGGAAAATCATTTCCGGAGAAGATTTAGGAATAAAAGTAAAAGAGTTACTTCCTGATACAAAAGTAGTTATATTAACTATGTTCAATAATAACTTTAGGATTCACAATATTCTGAAAAATATAAATCCTGATGGTTTTCTAGTGAAAAGTGATGTAACTTCTGATGAGTTAATGCGTGCTTTTCAAGTCGTATTAACCGATCCACCATATTACAGTCATACTGTAACAAAATTATTACGTACCCGAATTATTAATGAAGTTGTACTAGATGATATAGATAGAAACATCCTATTTCATCTTTCAAAAGGAATTAAAACAAAAAACTTAACAGAATATATTCCATTGTCACTCGCCGCGATTGAAAAACGTAAACGTCATTTAAAAGAAGTATTTGATGTAGAAAAGAAAGGTGACGAATCACTATTAGAACAAGCCAGAAACACAGGTTTTCTGTAAATTATAAAGCAATAAAAAAGCTGTTTGAAGTCTCAAACAGCTTTTTTTATATCTATTAAAAGGTTTAATTCGCTACATCACTAATAAATTTAATGCGATACAAACGTAACTCTTCAACGTCATAATCGCCATCAAACTCTTCCATAGCAGCTTCAATTTTGTCATTTTCAGATTCTAAGAAATATTCGTGAATTTCCTCTTGTTGATCTTCATCCAAAACATCATCAATCCAATAATTAATATTTAATTTAGTGCCACTGTATACAATTTGCTCCATTTCTTTAATGAAATTAGCCATGGAAAGTCCTTTGGCAGCAGCAATATCATCTAGCGGAAGCTTTCTATCTACATTTTGAATAATATATAATTTTAATGCAGAATTGACGCCTGTACTTTTAACAATTAAATCATCTGGTCGTGTAATATCATTTTCATCAACATATTTTTTGATAAATTGGATAAAATCTTTTCCATACTTTTTCGCTTTTCCATCGCCAACACCATGAATATTTTTCATTTCCTCAATAGAAATTGGATACTTCAAAGCCATATCTTCCAAAGAAGGATCTTGAAAAACCACAAATGGAGGAACACTTAAACGTTTGGCAACTTTTTTACGCAAGTCTTTCAACATGTTCATCAACTGCTGATCTGCGACAGCACCACTTCCTTTATCAGCAGTAATAACAGTGTCATTATTTGCATCATAAAAGCTGTGATCTTCTGTCATCATAAACGACTCAGGACTTTCAATAAACGTTCTTCCTGCGTCTGTCAACTTAATAACGCCATACGTTTCAATATCTTTTCGGAGGAATCCTGCGACTAAAACTTGACGAATTAACGCCATCCAATATTTATCATCGTGCGATTTTCCTAGTCCAAAAAATGGTTGTAAATGTGTTTTGTGCGATTTGATCAAAGCATTTTCATTTCCAATCAAAACATTCACAACATTCCGTGATTTATAAGTTTGTTTAGTACTTTGAATCGCTTTCAAAAGTTCTACAACTTGATCTTGAGCTTCTATTTTCTTTTTTGGGAAACGAACATTATCATCCATCTCTGCGCCTTCTCCATCATCTGGAAATTCTTCACCAAAATAGTGTAATATAAATTTTCGCCTAGAAATAGAAGTTTCAGCATACGCAACGACTTCTTGCAACAGCGCATGACCAATTTCTTGTTCTGCAACAGGTTTTCCAGACATAAATTTTTCTAACTTCTCAATATCTTTATAGGAATAAAAAGCCAAACAATGACCTTCGCCGCCATCTCTTCCTGCTCTTCCGGTTTCTTGATAATAACTTTCAATACTTTTCGGAATATCATGATGAATCACAAAACGAACATCTGGCTTGTCAATTCCCATACCAAATGCAATCGTAGCTACTACAACTTCGCAATCTTCCATCAAAAACATATCTTGATGTTTTGCTCGTTTCTTAGGATCTAATCCTGCATGATATGGAACAGCATTCACACCATTTACCTGAAGTACTTGCGCC from Kordia antarctica encodes the following:
- a CDS encoding tetratricopeptide repeat-containing sensor histidine kinase — encoded protein: MNLLNKCSVIIIIFFTQVCISQDTDYSEIQLLIDKSRNRNIDIKERKEAIQNAYELVLNKSNDSSKSKYLHSISKTYLSLRDSINFKKTYKLGLSIAEKVNDSSSIANHYWNLGIYYIRNDQKDSAFFFYNSSKKIFEKITPNDINVGLLLNNMARIQKDMKNYTGSEVTTAKAIEIFKPLKDYNQLYNCYNNLGIIYNNLEGFDRAIEYHNLALDYSKKINKKSTKEAITLNNLGIVYRNLNNHEIAINKYQEALSHDSLFFKNPKLYATLTDNLAYSKFKLNDTTELPNLFYRALKIRDSLEIPVGIVINKIHLSEYYLSQKDTVKSFDFSSEAMDLAKKIKSYDHLLDVYKLLAKIKPKEDTYYLNSYIHLNDSLIKQDRLIRNKFTLIEFETEEVKTKNKRLSNQITWVVGISTALIFFGFLIYIINQQRTRNKELEMERQQQRANEEIYNLMIGQQDQIEEGRKREKERISLELHDGILGRLFGTRLSLGSLNAKDDTSSKKSREQYINELQSIEEEVRNISHELGADNFNSTTSYNTMIANLLEEQSKITNFKYQIEDDNRIVWTDIPGHIKINIYRIIQESIHNINKYAQAENVILDFKKNDEHIILTVKDDGVGFDQEKKSNGIGLKNMKSRVDLLYGQFIINSIPGKGTSISVDVPMTKNLT
- a CDS encoding RecQ family ATP-dependent DNA helicase is translated as MSLVEIDLYKELKKHFGFSQFKGLQEEVIKSIISNENTFVVMPTGGGKSLCYQLPALMKEGTAIIVSPLIALMKNQVDALRGISSHDGIAHVLNSSLTKAEIRQVKEDITSGITKLLYVAPESLTKDENVAFLRTVPISFMAVDEAHCISEWGHDFRPEYRNLKSIIGKIGDNIPIIGLTATATPKVQEDILKNLGMPDARTFTASFNRPNLYYEIRPKTKNVDADIIRFVKQNQGKSGIIYCLSRKRVEELAQVLQVNGVNAVPYHAGLDPKKRAKHQDMFLMEDCEVVVATIAFGMGIDKPDVRFVIHHDIPKSIESYYQETGRAGRDGGEGHCLAFYSYKDIEKLEKFMSGKPVAEQEIGHALLQEVVAYAETSISRRKFILHYFGEEFPDDGEGAEMDDNVRFPKKKIEAQDQVVELLKAIQSTKQTYKSRNVVNVLIGNENALIKSHKTHLQPFFGLGKSHDDKYWMALIRQVLVAGFLRKDIETYGVIKLTDAGRTFIESPESFMMTEDHSFYDANNDTVITADKGSGAVADQQLMNMLKDLRKKVAKRLSVPPFVVFQDPSLEDMALKYPISIEEMKNIHGVGDGKAKKYGKDFIQFIKKYVDENDITRPDDLIVKSTGVNSALKLYIIQNVDRKLPLDDIAAAKGLSMANFIKEMEQIVYSGTKLNINYWIDDVLDEDQQEEIHEYFLESENDKIEAAMEEFDGDYDVEELRLYRIKFISDVAN
- a CDS encoding response regulator, with translation MNKDIKVLIVDDHPMIIEGYKNALLGINSDEMTLRIDTADSCDGAYTKIKNSSTGTPYDVIFLDIKLPPSADGKIISGEDLGIKVKELLPDTKVVILTMFNNNFRIHNILKNINPDGFLVKSDVTSDELMRAFQVVLTDPPYYSHTVTKLLRTRIINEVVLDDIDRNILFHLSKGIKTKNLTEYIPLSLAAIEKRKRHLKEVFDVEKKGDESLLEQARNTGFL